A window of Bactrocera dorsalis isolate Fly_Bdor chromosome 4, ASM2337382v1, whole genome shotgun sequence genomic DNA:
TGtctcaaaggcttttgacaagtccaacgctacgaggatcgttctctcacagggtggtttctggttgagccCACGGattatctgggcgtttatgacgctaagtgttGTAGTGGTgatgtgcacttttcggaatccatgctggtgacttgatttaccatacgccgaatctccaaattgagatcccttattcggggatcacCGGggtcggcatggcgtaaggtgtcgcgctcgttaGCTAAAACAGCTAGTTCGGCTGGGAAaatggggcggatttccgctactCTTCTAGCCGGGATGAAACGAGTgatagctgctgcgatcaccttgcgcaATTGACGTTCgtcaacgcatacgtccgtaggaatgggtagagcgttgaaggtgctctcagtaaattccgtgaagccgacccaattagctttggtacggttgtccacagaaacgaaatcagtAGGCTTcacgatcgagataattatcgGCTGATGGTCTGATCCGAGAGTTAGCATAGTTATGCTATTTATCTGACCACCACTGGCAATGGTAATATCaagcgagctattacaggtgcccatgactctggtgggggcttcgtcattcattgtgcagaatgtcgaatcgtcaatctgttccgccagctccatccccctacgatcatttCACGGCAGGAATGCCACAGATCGTGTTGCGCGTTAAAGGTGCCTAGTAccaaacggttttcaccacgaagtagcgcacctgaattcgggtgatatcctgtagggcaacatgtaactggggggatgtatatattaaatatttcgagctcgacatcgcctgacggGATAGCTATATCCCTGGAGTCGATGTCTTCATCGATtagacgatactgcacggtgttgtgcaatatgaaggctaggccaacaccactatctcgctcgcaatctttacgtataacgttgaaactgacacaactcagaagatctgagcggctgtttagcttggtttcttggaccgcagctatcgatacacgttcccgttcataagtgcaactatctcctcgatcttgctctggagtccgttgcagttgaaTTGAAGAATTCGGGTTTGTCGCGtgtgtccgtgggtgatcctgggggtgagggagtggcgtgttggtgttgtttgttGCAGTGTTGGTTTGTgacgccactgttgtgagttgcggCGGCAGACTCCTGtagcatggggcaacgtaggattcactccactcacgtgtaGTGCGCAGGCGggaacacgtcgggaagtgaCACCAGCCAGTACAGGAATTGCATTTAACTGATGTGACATTCCGGcgtatgacggtctgacacacggaacagactgtgcgaggaaccaagagttgctgattggttctcgcacgaggattggagcgggGTGAAGGTTGGGGCAGGGAACAGACAAGTCAGAAtgggagctatgttgcctgtttgagctcctgaccgcTCCTGGCCTCTGTTGGCCACTCAggttgagtggcggcgcggcaCTCGAACTATGTacagattgcacagccgtagaggcttgtgtcgcagtattgcgcaggcgACATGgcgccacgtaacgcgtggtccactccctgtgagtcttaaggcctgagcaggccttaagatggctccatccattgcatgtattacacttcaccgaggtggagtttggatggagcctttttgcgcatacgcagcagaaaaattcctccgggcccgggttggactcaatgccagcatgagtcaggaggatacggagcaaccctgctgcaacgcgttgctccaatgacgacaatcacaaattagtactcaccgatccaaacggggttagatcgccgaaaaaaaaGCCCTTGGTccgataaaatccgagtcaattccggtgcgtagaaccggctgtcgagCATAGGTGTCCGTGGGCGCTGCCCTTCCATCGTCACGCCTTGCGGTCAAGGTTGCATTAACCGGGCCACGGCTGCTAGTTCCGCTGCCCAGCGCGCGAGTTGACACATTCCTGTCACCTCCTTTGCTCGGGATACGTTGCTCCTGGCCATAGCCTCCGCTACCTCGGGAGTCTTCCCATCCTGGAGGTAGCGCAGGTACCATTTTATGCTGGCCCCGCTCATACCCTTCCTGTGCGGGTTTTCACACCCGCCGGGTTTGCCAGCTTCTGGGAGAGGGCGTTGCCcaccttttttgtattttcgcgTGATTATGGGTTAGTTCGTAAACGCAGTAATTTTGTGCAACCCTGCTGCATTCTTGCCGGCTGTGGTTGCTACTGCACAATCAGCTGATTCTACTGCCTTGCCATTGCGGTTGTGCTGCGAagaattttttcgcatttacgAACGCCAgagaaatggaatttttaattaacgcaATTATTGATAACCAGGAAACTCAGagtgagaatattttattgaattacaataaaaaaggaTTAAACAAGTAAAGAGAAGAAATCTTTTACtaaaaagtgatttaaaaaagaaaaggtcCGTACCAAAAGTGAACAATTACCtggatataataaaaaactatcCAGAGGATGTATTTCAATCGCATTTTCGGATGACGCGATCAACTTTTATGGTAAGCTTAACTTTTAGTTGTTGAAtttgatatgtatgtaatgtgcTACTTTGTGTTTTAGATATTGCGAAACTCTATCCAACCATATTGAACCAGATCATTGCGCGGCCGGTTGGGGCATTCCCTTGAAATGTGCCTTTATGTAACGCTGTGGAAATTGGGTAACAGCAACGTCACGTTTCGCGAGCTTAGTGACCGGTTTGGTGTTGCGAAGGGAACcacgcataaaatattttttaatgttattaaaatgatttcttcattaaaaaatgaaataatatggCCTTCTGCTGTTAAACAAAGGCAAGTAATGGAACATTTCGAAAGGAGTCGATGCAATCCTTTTCCATTTGTTGTGGGATGTGTAGATGGGACGCATTTCAACATCTCGCTTCCAAAAAATGATGCGATTAGTTACTACAACCGAAAAGGAAATCATACAATTATTTTGCAGGTGTATTTAAGCTTCAGTTTTATCAACACAAAATTTCTGCTAACTCTTATGTTTAGGCCATATGTGACAGTAAATTTCGCTTTCTGGATGTATTTATTGGATGTCCAGGCAGTTTCCATGATGCTCATGTATGGAAAACTAGCCCTATTTATAAAGGAATTATTTCCGGTGAAGTGGAACTTGCTGAAAATGCCGTCATTTTAGGAGATTCTGCCTATCCTTTATCAAAATTCCTGCTCACACCTTACAGAGATAATGGGCATTTAAGATCGGAAGAAAGAAAGTTTAATTACTGCTTAAGCTCAACTCGTGTTTTTATCGAGCAGTCGTATGggattttgaaacaaaagtttaaaatactatattatataaactttAGGTCAGTCAAAAAAGCATCAATGGTAATATTTGCCTGTACAATATTGCACAACTTTAACCGAAAATAATAACGTCataaatgaagaaaatgaaaatcacCTTAGTACTTCACTGGCACCTCAAGAAAATGACGATTTAGATGGAATTGCTATAAGGCGCAATTTGACAACGTTGTTTtgttcttaaataaatataagtaaaatactTATGAGTGGAATCCATTGTGTTTTATTTGTGTACTAATTAACAACTTAAAATTATTcgttagtaaaaataaaaaaaactctaattaCTCTGTTTTACAGCCATATTCATATTTAAGACTAAATACTATCATCTTATCTGTCTAAAAACTTTTGAAGCATATCTCTAAGGCTAGCCATGGTTTGTATTCTGTCGCGCTCTATTTGCATCTTTTCCCGTTCAAGCTCTATAATCTGATCGTGCctttccttttcatttttaGCTTCTTCCTTAAGGAATTCCAGAGACTCATTGGCACTGGTTGTCCTACGTCTTCTGCCGAGATTGGTCGATGTTGTTTTGTTCGAGGTTCCTGGAGAGTCATTCGAAACCCCAATATCTTCCACCACATTGGAAGCATCCCTTGTACTTGGCAGTGACAAAGACGAATACAAATTCTCAGGAGGCGTACTAATGGAATGTCTAGTTCCATACACATCGTCAAATTCTTCAAAAAACTCCCAAGCACTTGCAGCACGCCCTGTTAAGCTATTTCgctttttaattcttttatatgTGCAGAAGAGATTCACAAATTTACGGGAAATCTGATCCCGTGATAAATTAAATTCTGgaactttttctttaattatttcaagAATTCTCCCCCACaggaatgattttttttccttccTTCCTGGAATTCCGACTCCATGTCCAGCCTTGttcg
This region includes:
- the LOC125778154 gene encoding uncharacterized protein LOC125778154 is translated as MELAEQIDDSTFCTMNDEAPTRVMGTCNSSLDITIASGGQINSITMLTLGSDHQPIIISIVKPTDFVSVDNRTKANWVGFTEFTESTFNALPIPTDVCVDERQLRKVIAAAITRFIPARRVAEIRPIFPAELAVLANERDTLRHADPGDPRIRDLNLEIRRMVNQVTSMDSEKCTSPLQHLAS